One genomic window of Aquisalimonas sp. 2447 includes the following:
- the ccoS gene encoding cbb3-type cytochrome oxidase assembly protein CcoS: MNIIFVSIPISLLLLGIGVAVFFWAVRSGQFDDLDTPAYSILMDDQDKPRKRSDKSSDGPGQGAERDGDT, from the coding sequence ATGAACATCATTTTCGTGTCCATCCCCATCAGCCTTCTTCTTCTGGGAATCGGCGTTGCCGTTTTCTTCTGGGCCGTGCGCAGCGGTCAGTTCGATGATCTCGACACGCCGGCGTATTCCATACTCATGGATGACCAAGACAAACCCCGCAAGCGTTCTGACAAGTCATCCGACGGCCCCGGTCAGGGCGCAGAGCGTGACGGCGATACCTGA
- a CDS encoding GGDEF domain-containing protein — protein MSHTQLQQGDGDLSPDDLRRVVAELRQERDDLEIALSTAIEHGDAIEEQLGLANRQLQTELRERRCTEKKLRELVEAISRKSQDLELLVKTITEHSDTVEDHWLSRYEESAVTARTDALTDLANRRMLDETLAREWARARRHGEPLAMLVCDIDYFKFYNDHYGHQAGDGCLKRAAQVLKQHASRDSDLAARYGGEEFVVLLPATGMDGATLVGQSIQKTVHRLGLAHEESPYGVVTLSVGIAAVVPDHDNESLLFAEADRRLYLAKQQGRNRVVHDG, from the coding sequence ATGAGCCATACCCAGTTGCAACAAGGTGATGGTGACCTGTCCCCGGACGATCTCCGGCGCGTGGTCGCCGAGCTGCGCCAGGAACGGGACGACCTGGAGATTGCCCTCTCCACCGCCATCGAGCACGGCGACGCCATCGAGGAACAGCTGGGTCTGGCCAATCGCCAGCTACAGACTGAGCTGCGCGAGCGCCGCTGTACCGAAAAGAAACTGCGCGAACTGGTGGAGGCCATCTCACGCAAGAGCCAGGATCTGGAGCTGCTGGTGAAGACCATCACCGAGCACTCCGATACCGTGGAAGATCACTGGCTCAGCCGCTACGAGGAATCCGCAGTCACGGCGCGCACCGACGCCCTCACGGATCTCGCCAATCGCCGCATGCTCGACGAGACCCTGGCACGGGAGTGGGCGCGCGCCCGACGCCACGGCGAGCCTCTGGCGATGCTGGTGTGTGACATCGACTACTTCAAGTTCTACAACGACCACTACGGGCATCAGGCGGGCGACGGCTGCCTCAAACGCGCCGCGCAGGTGCTGAAGCAACATGCCAGCCGTGATTCGGACCTGGCCGCCCGATACGGTGGCGAGGAATTTGTCGTGTTGCTGCCGGCCACCGGCATGGACGGCGCGACGCTGGTGGGCCAGTCCATCCAGAAAACGGTGCACCGGCTCGGCCTGGCGCACGAAGAATCACCTTACGGCGTGGTGACGCTTAGCGTGGGGATCGCGGCAGTGGTGCCGGATCACGACAACGAAAGCCTGCTGTTCGCCGAGGCCGATCGACGCCTCTACCTGGCCAAACAACAAGGGCGTAACCGGGTCGTACACGACGGCTGA
- a CDS encoding ATP-binding protein, whose product MQEYGDIREPRHDKDTESLNLAFWPSSVPLRQRWRNNGLSADFLGDYVTTFFPLDENTPATQNRRAEIQGAVAFIANELLENAMKFHDQSLPEPITLHLNLDKERITLQETNGTDNATAERFQVFIQRVTESDPDTLYMETLEKSATSENTSGLGYLTMINDYGAELAWRFETLPSGGCRVTTQVTIEI is encoded by the coding sequence ATGCAAGAGTACGGGGATATCCGCGAGCCGCGGCATGACAAGGACACCGAGTCGCTGAATCTGGCGTTCTGGCCCAGCTCCGTGCCGCTACGGCAGCGCTGGCGCAACAATGGCCTGTCCGCGGACTTTCTCGGCGACTACGTCACCACGTTCTTCCCTCTCGACGAGAATACTCCGGCAACGCAGAACCGGCGTGCGGAAATCCAGGGCGCGGTGGCATTCATCGCCAACGAACTCCTGGAAAACGCCATGAAGTTCCATGATCAGTCGCTGCCGGAACCCATTACTCTGCATCTCAACCTGGACAAAGAACGCATCACTCTGCAGGAGACCAACGGTACCGATAACGCCACGGCAGAGCGATTCCAGGTCTTTATCCAGCGCGTCACGGAATCCGATCCAGACACCCTTTACATGGAGACGCTGGAGAAAAGCGCCACCAGCGAAAACACGTCAGGGCTCGGCTACCTGACCATGATCAACGATTACGGCGCAGAATTGGCCTGGCGCTTCGAAACCCTCCCCAGCGGTGGTTGCCGTGTAACCACCCAGGTCACCATAGAGATCTGA